A part of Sebastes umbrosus isolate fSebUmb1 chromosome 21, fSebUmb1.pri, whole genome shotgun sequence genomic DNA contains:
- the LOC119480382 gene encoding neutral cholesterol ester hydrolase 1-like, whose protein sequence is MRLRVAGAVLLSAAAYYVYLPLPSGVSEPWKLMLLDALFRSFLQASDVAHALGVCHRVHLLNQVVSWVEDIEPRSCPAVHVTDSTLGGVPARVFQPKGGKQQLKRGVIYFHGGGWALGSGRMRSYDRLCRKMAEDLDAVVVSVDYRLAPEAVFPDQYHDTLAASRAFLTAQVLERYGVDPERVCVSGDSAGANLAAAVAQELGSDDSLTVKFKVQALIYPVLQALDFYTPSYQQNRAVPILYRPVMARFWLQYLGADTSLEPLLLANNHSSLDQPAISGSTRSKLDWTALLPAERRKHFRPVVKETGSPGVMGEVPELMDARAAPLLAEQGVLGRTPKAYVMTCEFDVLRDDGLMYVRRLQDAGVTVTSDHYEDGFHGCMVFAFLPMRSSVGRRSMNNYIHWLDQNL, encoded by the exons ATGAGGCTCCGTGTGGCCGGAGCCGTGCTGCTGTCGGCGGCCGCCTACTACGTCTACCTGCCCTTACCGAGCGGCGTGAGCGAACCATGGAAGCTGATGCTGCTGGACGCGCTGTTCAGGAGCTTCCTGCAGGCG AGTGACGTGGCTCATGCGCTGGGCGTGTGCCATCGGGTCCACCTGTTGAACCAGGTGGTGTCCTGGGTGGAGGACATCGAGCCTCGCTCCTGCCCCGCCGTGCACGTGACCGACTCCACGCTGGGCGGCGTGCCAGCCCGCGTCTTCCAGCCGAAGGGAGGGAAGCAGCAGCTGAAGAGGGGAGTCATATATTTCCACGGTGGAGGATGGGCGCTCGGCAGCGGAC GGATGCGATCGTACGACCGTCTTTGTCGGAAAATGGCGGAGGACCTGGACGCTGTCGTCGTGTCTGTGGA TTACCGTCTCGCTCCAGAGGCGGTGTTCCCGGATCAGTACCACGACACGCTGGCGGCGTCGCGGGCCTTCCTGACGGCTCAGGTTTTAGAGCGCTACGGCGTCGACCcggagagggtgtgtgtgtctggcgaCAGCGCTGGAGCGAAcctggctgctgctgtggcGCAGgag ctcggctctgatgaCAGCCTGACAGTGAAGTTCAAGGTCCAGGCGCTGATCTACCCCGTGCTGCAGGCGCTGGACTTCTACACCCCGTCCTACCAGCAGAACCGGGCCGTGCCCATCCTCTACAGGCCCGTCATGGCTCGTTTCTGGCTGCAGTACCTGGGCGCCGACACGTCCCTGGAGCCCCTCCTGCTCGCCAACAACCACAGCTCCCTGGACCAGCCGGCCATCAGCGGCAGCACGCGTTCAAAGCTGGACTGGACCGCGTTGCTCCCGGCCGAACGCAGGAAGCACTTCCGGCCGGTTGTGAAAGAAACGGGCTCGCCGGGGGTGATGGGCGAGGTACCGGAGCTGATGGACGCGAGGGCGGCGCCGCTGCTGGCGGAGCAGGGGGTTCTGGGTAGGACGCCTAAAGCATACGTGATGACCTGCGAGTTTGACGTGCTGAGGGACGACGGGTTGATGTACGTCAGACGGCTGCAGGACGCCGGCGTCACGGTGACCAGCGATCACTACGAGGACGGTTTCCACGGCTGCATGGTGTTTGCGTTCCTGCCGATGAGGTCCAGCGTCGGACGGAGGAGCATGAACAACTACATCCACTGGCTGGACCAGAACCTGTAA